The window ATAAAATAAAATGCTGAGAAAGCTTGATATTTAAGGAAAGACAAAGTACAATAGTAAACGTGCGAAAATATTGGAGGGGTATACCCCGCGCACAAAAAGCAATGCTTTGACGCAAAAGGTTGCGGCACACCAGGCTGCATTGCCACAGAGGTGAGTCGGTAATTTTTGCCGAGCTAGTCATCTTTTAAAGAAGACGAAGGAGGTTATTAGATGGCAAGTCAACAAATTCGTATTAGATTAAAGTCATACGAACATGGTATTCTCGATGAATCAGCTGCTAAAATTGTAGCTACCGCTGAAAGAACTGGAGCACAAATTTCTGGTCCTGTTCCACTACCTACGGAAAGAACTTTATTCACTGTTTTACGTTCACCACACAAGAACAAAGATTCACGTGAACAATTTGAAATCCGTACACATAAGCGTTTAATTGATATTTTGAATCCAACACCTAAGACTGTTGATTCATTAATGAAGCTTGATTTACCAAGCGGCGTTGATATCGAGATTAAATTATAATTTAAAACATATATGGAGGTGTAATCATGACCAAAGGAATCTTAGGAAGAAAGGTCGGTATGACTCAAATCTTCACTAAAAACGGTATCTTGGTTCCTGTAACTGTTATTGAAGCAACCCCTAACGTTGTTTTACAAGTTAAAACTAACGAATCAGACGGTTACGAAGCAGTTCAAGTAGGTTACCAAGACATGCGTGAAGTATTGAGTAACAAACCAGCCAAAGGTCATGCTGCAAAAGCAAAGACTTCACCTAAGCGCTTCATTCGGGAAATCCGCGATGTCGAGCTTAAGGATTACGAAGTCGGCTCAGAAATCACGGTGGACTCATTTAGTGAAGGTGACGTAGTTGACGTTACTGGCACTACAAGAGGTCATGGTACTCAAGGTAACATCAAGCGTTGGGGCCAATCAAGAGGTCCAGAAACTCACGGTTCTAGATACCACAGAATCCCAGGTTCAATGGGTTCTATCATTAACCGTGTACCTAAGGGTAAGAAGTTACCTGGTCACATGGGTGGCAAGAAAGTTACCGTACAAAACTTAGTAATTGAAAAAGTTGTACCTGAAAAGAACGTACTTTTAGTCAAAGGTAATGTTCCTGGTGCAAAGAACTCATTAATTTTTGTAAAATCTGCTGCTAAAGCTGCTAAATAGGAAGGAGGACTATAATGGCTAATTTAGAAATTATCGATCAAAAAGGTAAGTCTGCAGGTAATGTAGATTTAAATGAAGAAATCTTCGGTATTGAACCTAATGAAAGTGTTGTTTTCGATGCAATCATTAGACAAAGAGCTGGTAAGCGTCAAGGTACTTCTGCTGTAAAGAACAGATCAGCTGTTCGTGGCGGTGGTAAGAAACCTTGGAGACAAAAAGGTACTGGTCGTGCTCGTCAAGGTTCTATTAGAGCCCCACAATGGCGTGGTGGTGGTACTGTATTTGGTCCAACTCCTCGTTCATACAAGATGGACATGCCTCGTAAAGCACGTCGTTTAGCTATGAAATCAGTTCTTTCCCAAAAAGTTGCTGACAAAGATTTAATCATTCTTGATCAATTAACTTTAGAAGCACCTAAGACTAAAGAATTAAAGGCTATCTTAGATAATGCTAACGTTTCTGGTAAGGTTTTAGTTGTGTCTGATGATAAGAATGTTCAATTATCAGGTAAGAACCTTCCAAAAGTGAAAGTTGTACCTGTTAATGGCTTAAATGTTGTTGATGCGGTTGACTACCAAAAACTTGTATTAACTCAAGACGCTATTAAGAGAATTGAGGAGGTTTTGGCATAATGGATGCACGTGATATCATCTTACGGCCTGTAGTTACCGAAAAATCCATGAATTTAATGGATGATAAGAAGTATACTTTTGATGTGCTTGTATCAGCTACCAAGACTCAAGTTCGTAATGCCGTTGAAGAAATTTTTGATGTAAAAGTTAAGAATGTTAACATTATGAACGTTCGCGGTAAAGAAAAGAGAGTTGGTCGTTACACTGGTAAGACTGCTCGTCGTAGAAAAGCAATCGTTACTTTAACTGAAGATTCTAATGATATTAAGATCTTCAATGATAATAAAGAAAATTAGTAAATAGGAGGTCAGTCAATTGGCAATTATCAAATATAAGCCAACTACAAACGGCAGACGTAATATGACTTCTTCCGACTTTGCTGAAATTACCAAGAAAAAGCCTGAAAAGACTTTACTTGAATCTCAAAGTCATACTGCTGGTCGTAACTCATACGGTCATATTACTGTTAGACACCGTGGTGGTGGTCACAAACAAAAATACCGTATCATTGACTTCAAGCGTAATAAGGATGATGTAAAAGCAGTTGTTAAGGCTATTGAATAT of the Lactobacillus gasseri ATCC 33323 = JCM 1131 genome contains:
- the rpsJ gene encoding 30S ribosomal protein S10, with product MASQQIRIRLKSYEHGILDESAAKIVATAERTGAQISGPVPLPTERTLFTVLRSPHKNKDSREQFEIRTHKRLIDILNPTPKTVDSLMKLDLPSGVDIEIKL
- the rplC gene encoding 50S ribosomal protein L3; protein product: MTKGILGRKVGMTQIFTKNGILVPVTVIEATPNVVLQVKTNESDGYEAVQVGYQDMREVLSNKPAKGHAAKAKTSPKRFIREIRDVELKDYEVGSEITVDSFSEGDVVDVTGTTRGHGTQGNIKRWGQSRGPETHGSRYHRIPGSMGSIINRVPKGKKLPGHMGGKKVTVQNLVIEKVVPEKNVLLVKGNVPGAKNSLIFVKSAAKAAK
- the rplD gene encoding 50S ribosomal protein L4, which translates into the protein MANLEIIDQKGKSAGNVDLNEEIFGIEPNESVVFDAIIRQRAGKRQGTSAVKNRSAVRGGGKKPWRQKGTGRARQGSIRAPQWRGGGTVFGPTPRSYKMDMPRKARRLAMKSVLSQKVADKDLIILDQLTLEAPKTKELKAILDNANVSGKVLVVSDDKNVQLSGKNLPKVKVVPVNGLNVVDAVDYQKLVLTQDAIKRIEEVLA
- the rplW gene encoding 50S ribosomal protein L23, which encodes MDARDIILRPVVTEKSMNLMDDKKYTFDVLVSATKTQVRNAVEEIFDVKVKNVNIMNVRGKEKRVGRYTGKTARRRKAIVTLTEDSNDIKIFNDNKEN